A single Brachybacterium sillae DNA region contains:
- a CDS encoding septal ring lytic transglycosylase RlpA family protein: MSKKPVILGAAATACALALGGGGAAYAVSDQVDLTVYGEHSSVRTFGGTVEQVLASQGVTPRATDLVTPALDTPVDDDTTIQVVQQRPVTVTIDGKATEVLTPGTTVADALRGFEAPLAGATITPAPTTKLQAEGNQVTVVTRKTVTFKGQYGQDTFEVNAVTVDEAMKKVLQDIQPSDTANPGRDTLLKDGMVVTVQRVREGDRTVTEKIPFRTVEKKTDELFQGERKVQSEGVEGERTVVLHEKKVDGKAGAPERSSEKVTKQPQDRVILVGTKERPAPKPRTSGESQASSRSEERREAASSKPSKAPVEESTRSSEKSSAPRKTSSPAPRKTSTPSPTRSSESSRSTDQGGTPQGSVNTCGASFYDEGQMTASGERFNPNAMTAAHKTLPLGTRVRVTNPDTGASVTVRINDRGPYISGRCLDLSRAAFDAIGDLNQGHMTVQWQIVG; this comes from the coding sequence ATGTCGAAGAAGCCCGTGATCCTGGGTGCGGCCGCGACCGCGTGCGCTCTGGCGCTCGGCGGCGGCGGTGCGGCGTACGCCGTGTCGGACCAGGTGGATCTCACCGTGTACGGCGAGCACAGCTCGGTGCGCACCTTCGGCGGAACCGTCGAGCAGGTGCTCGCCTCCCAGGGGGTGACCCCGCGGGCCACCGACCTCGTCACTCCTGCGCTCGACACTCCGGTGGATGATGACACCACCATCCAGGTGGTGCAGCAGCGACCCGTCACCGTCACCATTGACGGCAAGGCGACCGAGGTCCTTACGCCCGGCACCACCGTGGCCGATGCCCTGCGCGGATTCGAGGCGCCGCTGGCCGGGGCCACCATCACCCCGGCCCCCACGACGAAGCTCCAGGCCGAGGGCAATCAGGTCACCGTCGTGACCCGCAAGACCGTCACCTTCAAGGGGCAGTACGGGCAGGACACCTTCGAGGTCAACGCGGTCACCGTGGATGAGGCCATGAAGAAGGTGCTGCAGGACATCCAGCCCTCCGACACCGCGAACCCGGGTCGCGACACGCTACTCAAGGACGGCATGGTCGTCACCGTGCAGCGGGTGCGCGAGGGCGACCGCACCGTCACGGAGAAGATCCCCTTCCGCACCGTCGAGAAGAAGACCGACGAGCTGTTCCAGGGGGAGCGCAAGGTCCAGTCCGAGGGTGTCGAGGGCGAGCGCACCGTGGTGCTGCATGAGAAGAAGGTCGACGGCAAGGCCGGCGCCCCCGAGCGTTCCTCCGAGAAGGTCACCAAGCAGCCCCAGGATCGCGTGATCCTCGTCGGCACCAAGGAGCGCCCGGCCCCGAAGCCGCGCACCAGCGGCGAATCCCAGGCCTCCTCCCGCAGCGAGGAGCGTCGGGAGGCGGCGTCGTCGAAGCCCTCCAAGGCTCCGGTGGAGGAGTCGACGCGGTCCTCGGAGAAGAGCTCCGCGCCGCGCAAGACCTCGAGCCCGGCCCCGCGGAAGACCTCGACGCCGAGCCCGACCCGCAGCTCCGAGTCGTCGCGTTCCACGGATCAGGGGGGCACCCCGCAGGGGAGCGTCAACACCTGCGGTGCATCGTTCTACGACGAGGGGCAGATGACTGCCTCCGGTGAGCGCTTCAACCCGAACGCCATGACCGCCGCCCACAAGACCCTTCCCCTGGGCACCCGGGTGCGCGTGACGAACCCGGACACCGGGGCCAGCGTCACCGTGCGGATCAATGACCGCGGCCCGTACATCAGCGGCCGTTGCCTGGACCTGTCCCGCGCCGCCTTCGATGCGATCGGCGACCTGAACCAGGGCCACATGACCGTCCAGTGGCAGATCGTCGGCTGA
- a CDS encoding DNA-directed RNA polymerase subunit beta', which produces MLDVNTFDELRIGLATADDIRAWSHGEVKKPETINYRTLKPEMDGLFCERIFGPTRDWECYCGKYKRVRFKGIVCERCGVEVTKSSVRRERMGHVELAAPVTHIWYFKGVPSRLGYLLDLAPKDLEKVIYFAAYMITSVDEDARHEDLPDLQARYDLEIKDLENQRDAAINDRAVAAEKDLAQLEEEGAKADAKRKVRDSAEREQAQIRKKIDAQIDRVTQVWERFKNLKVADLEGDEQLYREMKRRYGMYFEGGMGAEAIQKRLQDFDLDSEAETLREIIATGKGQKKARALKRLKVVSAFRTTSNSPSAMVLDCIPVIPPDLRPMVQLDGGRFATSDLNDLYRRVINRNNRLKRLLDLGAPEIIVNNEKRMLQESVDSLFDNGRRGRPVTGPGNRPLKSLSDLLKGKQGRFRQNLLGKRVDYSGRSVIVNGPQLKLHQCGLPKGMALELFKPFVMKRLVELSHAKNVKAAKRMVERARPEVWDVLDEVITEHPVLLNRAPTLHRLGIQAFEPQLVEGKAIHLHPLVCAAFNADFDGDQMAVHLPLSAEAQAEARILMLSSNNILKPSDGRPVTMPAQDMVIGLYHLTTVREDTEGAGRSFSSEAEAIMAYDSHELHLNAPVTIRFRDIVPPAGWEAPEGWSEGDPVTLTTTLGTVFFNETLPEDFPYVEGQVGKKRLGSIVNELAERYPKVQVSASLDALKSYGFSWSTRSGVSFAFSDVVAPPNKQEILAKYEEKAAQVQANRDLGLVSEQERNSELIDIWTEATNEVDAAMRENFEATNTVFRMVHSGARGNWMQIRQIAGMRGLVTNPKGEIIPRPILSNYREGLSVLEYFIASHGSRKGLADTALKTAQSGYLTRRLVDVSQDVIVREGDCGTSRGLTMTIGVEEAGTVRAADQVETTVYGRTLAAAVTDKEGQELAAAGEDVGDVLLEKLLAAGVTEVKVRSVLTCESAVGTCALCYGRSLATGQLVDIGEAVGIVAAQSIGEPGTQLTMRTFHTGGVASADGDITHGLPRVQELFEARTPAGFAPITEAAGRVEIEETDKQRRITVTPDDGSEAVTYTVPRRGVLLVGDGDHVEVGQQLTQGSVDPKQVLRILGPRAVQQHLVDEVQKVYVSQGVDIHAKHIEVIVRQMLRRVTIIESGDTDLLPGDFTERSVFEAENRRVLAEGGRPASGRPELMGITKASLATDSWLSAASFQETTRVLTEAALNRKSDRLMGLKENVIIGKLIPAGTGLPRFRHIEVEPTDEAKAQMYQVTGYDELDFSGLGGVPSVNLDEIDFADPFRSDYH; this is translated from the coding sequence GTGCTCGACGTCAACACCTTCGACGAGCTGCGCATCGGCCTCGCCACCGCGGACGACATCCGCGCCTGGTCCCACGGCGAGGTGAAGAAGCCGGAGACCATCAACTACCGCACCCTCAAGCCCGAGATGGACGGCCTGTTCTGCGAGCGCATCTTCGGTCCCACCCGGGACTGGGAGTGCTACTGCGGCAAGTACAAGCGCGTGCGTTTCAAGGGCATCGTCTGTGAACGCTGCGGCGTGGAGGTCACCAAGTCCTCCGTGCGTCGTGAGCGCATGGGCCACGTGGAGCTCGCCGCCCCGGTGACCCACATCTGGTACTTCAAGGGCGTGCCCAGCCGCCTCGGCTACCTGCTGGACCTGGCGCCGAAGGACCTGGAGAAGGTCATCTACTTCGCCGCGTACATGATCACCAGCGTGGATGAGGACGCCCGCCACGAGGACCTCCCGGACCTGCAGGCCCGCTACGACCTGGAGATCAAGGACCTCGAGAACCAGCGCGACGCCGCGATCAACGACCGCGCCGTCGCCGCCGAGAAGGACCTCGCCCAGCTGGAGGAGGAGGGCGCGAAAGCCGATGCCAAGCGCAAGGTCCGCGACTCCGCCGAGCGCGAGCAGGCCCAGATCCGCAAGAAGATCGACGCCCAGATCGACCGCGTCACCCAGGTGTGGGAGCGCTTCAAGAACCTCAAGGTCGCCGATCTCGAGGGTGACGAGCAGCTCTACCGCGAGATGAAGCGCCGCTACGGCATGTACTTCGAGGGCGGCATGGGCGCCGAGGCGATCCAGAAGCGCCTGCAGGACTTCGACCTCGACTCCGAGGCTGAGACGCTGCGCGAGATCATCGCCACCGGCAAGGGCCAGAAGAAGGCCCGCGCCCTGAAGCGGTTGAAGGTGGTCTCCGCCTTCCGCACCACCAGCAACTCGCCGAGCGCGATGGTGCTCGACTGCATCCCGGTGATCCCGCCGGACCTGCGTCCGATGGTGCAGCTGGACGGTGGCCGCTTCGCGACCTCCGACCTCAATGACCTGTACCGCCGCGTGATCAACCGCAACAACCGTCTCAAGCGGTTGCTGGACCTCGGGGCCCCCGAGATCATCGTGAACAACGAGAAGCGCATGCTGCAGGAGTCGGTCGACTCGCTGTTCGACAACGGCCGCCGTGGTCGCCCGGTGACGGGCCCCGGCAACCGTCCGCTGAAGTCGCTCTCCGACTTGCTCAAGGGCAAGCAGGGCCGCTTCCGTCAGAACCTGCTGGGCAAGCGCGTGGACTACTCCGGTCGCTCCGTGATCGTGAACGGTCCGCAGCTGAAGCTGCACCAGTGCGGTCTGCCCAAGGGCATGGCGCTGGAGCTGTTCAAGCCCTTCGTCATGAAGCGCCTGGTGGAGCTGTCCCACGCGAAGAACGTGAAGGCCGCCAAGCGGATGGTCGAGCGCGCCCGCCCCGAGGTGTGGGACGTGCTCGATGAGGTCATCACCGAGCACCCGGTGCTGCTGAACCGCGCCCCCACGCTGCACCGCCTGGGCATCCAGGCCTTCGAGCCGCAGCTGGTGGAGGGCAAGGCGATCCACCTGCACCCGCTGGTGTGCGCCGCCTTCAACGCGGACTTCGATGGTGACCAGATGGCCGTGCACCTGCCGCTGTCGGCGGAGGCGCAGGCCGAGGCGCGCATCCTGATGCTGTCCTCGAACAACATCCTCAAGCCGTCCGACGGCCGCCCGGTCACCATGCCGGCGCAGGACATGGTCATCGGCCTGTACCACCTCACCACCGTGCGTGAGGACACCGAGGGCGCGGGCCGGTCCTTCTCCTCCGAGGCGGAGGCGATCATGGCCTACGACAGCCATGAGCTGCACCTGAACGCCCCGGTGACGATCCGGTTCCGCGACATCGTGCCGCCGGCCGGGTGGGAGGCGCCGGAGGGTTGGAGCGAGGGCGACCCGGTCACCCTCACCACCACCCTGGGCACCGTGTTCTTCAACGAGACCCTGCCGGAGGACTTCCCGTACGTGGAGGGCCAGGTGGGCAAGAAGCGTCTCGGTTCGATCGTCAACGAGCTGGCCGAGCGTTACCCGAAGGTGCAGGTGTCGGCGTCGCTGGACGCCCTGAAGTCCTACGGGTTCTCGTGGTCGACCCGCTCCGGTGTGTCCTTCGCCTTCTCCGACGTGGTGGCTCCGCCGAACAAGCAGGAGATCCTCGCGAAGTACGAGGAGAAGGCCGCCCAGGTGCAGGCGAACCGCGACCTCGGTCTGGTGTCGGAGCAGGAGCGCAACTCCGAGCTGATCGACATCTGGACCGAGGCCACCAACGAGGTGGACGCGGCGATGCGGGAGAACTTCGAGGCCACCAACACCGTGTTCCGCATGGTGCACTCCGGGGCGCGAGGCAACTGGATGCAGATCCGCCAGATCGCCGGTATGCGCGGCCTCGTGACCAACCCGAAGGGTGAGATCATCCCGCGCCCGATCCTCTCGAACTACCGCGAGGGTCTGTCGGTGCTGGAGTACTTCATCGCCTCGCATGGTTCCCGCAAGGGCCTGGCCGACACCGCCCTGAAGACCGCCCAGTCGGGGTACCTGACCCGTCGTCTGGTGGACGTGTCCCAGGACGTGATCGTCCGCGAGGGCGACTGCGGCACCTCCCGCGGTCTGACCATGACCATCGGCGTCGAGGAGGCGGGCACCGTCCGCGCGGCCGACCAGGTGGAGACCACGGTCTACGGCCGGACGCTCGCAGCGGCGGTTACCGACAAGGAGGGCCAGGAGCTCGCGGCAGCGGGGGAGGACGTCGGCGACGTCCTGCTCGAGAAGCTGCTAGCGGCGGGCGTCACCGAGGTGAAGGTCCGCTCCGTGCTGACCTGTGAGTCCGCGGTGGGCACCTGCGCCCTGTGCTACGGCCGCTCCCTGGCCACCGGCCAGCTGGTGGACATCGGCGAGGCCGTCGGCATCGTCGCGGCGCAGTCCATCGGCGAGCCCGGCACCCAGCTGACCATGCGCACCTTCCACACCGGTGGTGTGGCCAGCGCGGACGGTGACATCACCCATGGTCTGCCGCGTGTGCAGGAGCTCTTCGAGGCCCGCACCCCGGCCGGCTTCGCGCCGATCACGGAGGCCGCCGGTCGGGTGGAGATCGAGGAGACGGACAAGCAGCGCCGGATCACCGTCACCCCCGACGACGGCTCCGAGGCCGTGACCTACACGGTTCCGCGCCGCGGTGTGCTGCTCGTCGGTGACGGCGACCACGTGGAGGTCGGCCAGCAGCTGACCCAGGGTTCCGTCGACCCGAAGCAGGTGCTGCGCATCCTCGGCCCCCGCGCGGTGCAGCAGCACCTGGTGGACGAGGTGCAGAAGGTGTACGTCTCGCAGGGTGTGGACATCCACGCCAAGCACATCGAGGTCATCGTGCGGCAGATGCTGCGCCGCGTGACGATCATCGAGTCCGGTGACACCGACCTGCTGCCCGGTGACTTCACCGAGCGCTCCGTGTTCGAGGCGGAGAACCGCCGCGTCCTCGCCGAGGGCGGACGCCCGGCCTCCGGTCGTCCGGAGCTGATGGGTATCACCAAGGCCTCGCTGGCCACGGACTCGTGGCTGTCGGCCGCCTCCTTCCAGGAGACAACCCGTGTGCTCACCGAGGCCGCGCTGAACCGCAAGAGCGACCGCCTGATGGGTCTCAAGGAGAACGTCATCATCGGCAAGCTCATCCCGGCCGGCACCGGCCTGCCGCGGTTCCGCCATATCGAGGTGGAGCCCACCGACGAGGCCAAGGCCCAGATGTACCAGGTCACCGGCTACGACGAGCTGGACTTCTCCGGTCTCGGCGGGGTGCCGAGCGTGAACCTCGACGAGATCGACTTCGCCGACCCGTTCCGCTCCGACTACCACTGA
- the rpoB gene encoding DNA-directed RNA polymerase subunit beta: MAASSTAPTPAVASRTASPRVTFAKLGDPLEVPDLLSLQTTSFDWLLGNQRWQERAEAAAAAGREDVPQTSGLADIFEEISPIEDFAGNMALSFRDHTFDEPKYTVEECKEKDLTYAAPLYVIAEFINHDTGEIKTQTVFMGEFPLMTDKGTFIINGTERVVVSQLVRSPGVYFEEAVDKTSDKRIYSAKIIPSRGAWLEFEVDKRDQVGVRIDRKRKQSVTTLLQALGMSHAEILEEFGEYESMRSTLEKDRITSQDEALMDIYRKQRPGEPPTRDAGEAMLNNLYFTEKRYDLAKVGRYKIGKKLGIEAPLSQSVLTLEDIVATIKYIVALHEGQTEIPGADGSTVRVETDDIDHFGNRRIRAVGELIQNQVRTGLSRMERVVRERMTTQDVEAITPLTLINIRPVTAAIKEFFGTSQLSQFMDQNNPLSGLTHKRRLSALGPGGLSRDRAGMEVRDVHPSHYGRMCPIETPEGPNIGLIGSLATFARINPFGFVETPYRKVENGRVSDEIVYLTADDEDRHVIAQANAPLSEDGHFAEDHVLVRLSGGEPDLVPASEVDYMDVSARQMVSVATAMIPFLEHDDANRALMGSNMQRQAVPLLRTEMPLVGTGMERRAAVDAGDVVVAQKAGVIEELSADLISVMADDGTRQTYPIGKFQRSNAGNCYNQRVLWNEGDRVEAGSILADGPSTDQGELSLGKNLLVAFMSWEGHNYEDGIILSSRMVQDDVLTSIHIEEHEVDARDTKLGKEEITRDIPNVGDDVLADLDERGIIRIGAEVEPGDILVGKVTPKGETELTPEERLLRAIFGEKAREVRDTSLRVPHGESGTVIGVRVFTEEDEGDILPTGVNEMVRVYVAQKRKITDGDKLAGRHGNKGVIAKILPVEDMPFLEDGTPVDIILNPMGVPGRMNIGQVMETHLGWVAKNGWDLDPSSEAAKNLPEAALHGEPNTPVAVPVFDGLSGDELNALIENHTPNRDGERMVQPSGKARLFDGRSGEPFPDPISVGYMYILKLHHLVDDKLHARSTGPYSMITQQPLGGKAQFGGQRFGEMEVWALEAYGAAYALQELLTIKSDDISGRVKVYEAIVKGENIPEPGIPESFRVLLKEMQSLCLNVEVLSSDGTAQEMGENDEEVFRAAEELGIDLSRRPHEGVGSIDEV, encoded by the coding sequence TTGGCTGCCTCGAGCACCGCACCCACTCCTGCCGTCGCCTCCCGCACCGCGTCGCCGCGGGTCACCTTCGCCAAGCTGGGCGACCCGCTGGAGGTCCCCGACCTCCTGAGCCTGCAGACCACCTCCTTCGACTGGCTGCTCGGCAACCAGCGCTGGCAGGAGCGGGCCGAGGCCGCCGCCGCCGCGGGGCGTGAGGACGTCCCCCAGACCTCCGGCCTGGCCGACATCTTCGAGGAGATCTCGCCGATCGAGGACTTCGCCGGCAACATGGCGCTGTCCTTCCGCGACCACACCTTCGATGAGCCGAAGTACACGGTCGAGGAGTGCAAGGAGAAGGACCTTACCTACGCCGCTCCGCTGTACGTGATCGCGGAGTTCATCAATCACGACACCGGGGAGATCAAGACCCAGACGGTGTTCATGGGCGAGTTCCCGCTCATGACCGACAAGGGCACCTTCATCATCAACGGCACCGAGCGCGTCGTCGTCTCGCAGCTGGTGCGTTCCCCGGGCGTGTACTTCGAGGAGGCTGTGGACAAGACCTCCGACAAGCGCATCTACAGCGCGAAGATCATCCCCTCGCGCGGCGCCTGGCTGGAATTCGAGGTCGACAAGCGCGACCAGGTGGGCGTGCGCATCGACCGCAAGCGCAAGCAGTCGGTCACCACTCTGCTGCAGGCCCTGGGCATGAGCCACGCCGAGATCCTCGAGGAGTTCGGCGAGTACGAGTCGATGCGCTCCACCCTGGAGAAGGATCGCATCACCTCGCAGGACGAGGCGCTCATGGACATCTACCGCAAGCAGCGCCCGGGGGAGCCGCCCACGCGCGATGCGGGCGAGGCCATGCTCAACAACCTGTACTTCACCGAGAAGCGCTACGACCTGGCGAAGGTCGGCCGCTACAAGATCGGCAAGAAGCTCGGCATCGAGGCCCCGCTGTCGCAGTCGGTGCTGACCCTCGAGGACATCGTCGCGACCATCAAGTACATCGTGGCGCTGCACGAGGGTCAGACCGAGATCCCCGGCGCCGACGGCAGCACCGTGCGGGTCGAGACCGATGACATCGACCACTTCGGCAATCGCCGCATCCGCGCCGTCGGCGAGCTGATCCAGAACCAGGTGCGCACCGGCCTGTCGCGCATGGAGCGCGTGGTGCGCGAGCGCATGACCACGCAGGACGTCGAGGCCATCACGCCGCTGACCCTGATCAACATCCGCCCGGTGACGGCGGCGATCAAGGAGTTCTTCGGCACCTCGCAGCTGTCGCAGTTCATGGATCAGAACAACCCGCTGTCGGGTCTGACCCACAAGCGGCGCCTGTCGGCCCTGGGCCCCGGCGGTCTGTCCCGCGACCGCGCCGGCATGGAGGTCCGCGACGTCCACCCGTCGCACTACGGCCGCATGTGCCCGATCGAGACCCCTGAGGGTCCGAACATCGGCCTCATCGGCTCGCTGGCGACTTTCGCCCGCATCAACCCCTTCGGCTTCGTCGAGACCCCGTACCGGAAGGTCGAGAACGGTCGCGTCTCCGACGAGATCGTCTACCTCACCGCCGATGACGAGGACCGGCACGTCATCGCCCAGGCGAACGCGCCGCTGTCCGAGGACGGCCACTTCGCCGAGGACCACGTGCTGGTGCGTCTGTCCGGCGGCGAGCCCGACCTGGTGCCCGCCTCCGAGGTCGACTACATGGACGTCTCCGCCCGCCAGATGGTGTCGGTGGCGACCGCCATGATCCCGTTCCTCGAGCACGACGACGCCAACCGTGCGCTCATGGGCTCGAACATGCAGCGCCAGGCCGTGCCGCTGCTGCGCACCGAGATGCCGCTGGTCGGCACCGGCATGGAGCGCCGCGCGGCAGTTGACGCCGGTGACGTGGTCGTGGCGCAGAAGGCCGGCGTGATCGAGGAGCTGTCCGCGGATCTCATCTCCGTGATGGCAGACGACGGCACCCGCCAGACCTACCCGATCGGGAAGTTCCAGCGCTCCAACGCGGGCAACTGCTACAACCAGCGCGTGCTGTGGAACGAGGGCGACCGCGTGGAGGCCGGCTCGATCCTGGCCGACGGCCCCTCCACCGATCAGGGTGAGCTCTCGCTGGGCAAGAACCTGCTGGTCGCCTTCATGTCGTGGGAGGGCCACAACTACGAGGACGGCATCATCCTGTCCTCGCGGATGGTCCAGGACGACGTCCTCACCTCGATCCACATCGAGGAGCACGAGGTCGATGCCCGTGACACGAAGCTCGGCAAGGAGGAGATCACCCGCGACATCCCGAACGTCGGCGACGACGTCCTCGCGGATCTCGACGAGCGGGGCATCATCCGCATCGGCGCCGAGGTCGAGCCGGGCGACATCCTGGTCGGCAAGGTCACCCCGAAGGGTGAGACCGAGCTGACCCCGGAGGAGCGCCTGCTGCGCGCCATCTTCGGTGAGAAGGCCCGCGAGGTGCGCGACACCTCCCTGCGTGTGCCCCATGGTGAGTCCGGCACCGTCATCGGTGTGCGCGTGTTCACCGAGGAGGACGAGGGGGACATCCTGCCCACCGGCGTGAACGAGATGGTCCGCGTGTACGTGGCCCAGAAGCGCAAGATCACCGACGGCGACAAGCTCGCCGGTCGCCACGGCAACAAGGGCGTCATCGCGAAGATCCTGCCGGTGGAGGACATGCCGTTCCTCGAGGACGGCACCCCGGTCGACATCATCCTCAACCCGATGGGTGTGCCCGGTCGTATGAACATCGGCCAGGTGATGGAGACCCACCTGGGCTGGGTGGCGAAGAACGGCTGGGACCTCGACCCGTCCTCGGAGGCGGCGAAGAACCTGCCGGAGGCCGCGCTGCATGGTGAGCCCAACACCCCGGTGGCGGTTCCCGTGTTCGACGGCCTCTCCGGCGACGAGCTCAACGCCCTCATCGAGAACCACACGCCCAACCGCGACGGCGAGCGGATGGTGCAGCCCTCCGGCAAGGCCCGGCTCTTCGACGGCCGCTCCGGCGAGCCGTTCCCGGACCCGATCTCCGTGGGCTACATGTACATCCTCAAGCTGCACCACCTGGTGGACGACAAGCTGCACGCCCGCTCCACCGGCCCGTACTCGATGATCACCCAGCAGCCGCTGGGCGGTAAGGCGCAGTTCGGCGGCCAGCGCTTCGGTGAGATGGAGGTGTGGGCCCTGGAGGCGTACGGCGCCGCCTACGCCCTGCAGGAGCTGCTCACCATCAAGTCCGATGACATCTCCGGCCGCGTGAAGGTGTACGAGGCCATCGTCAAGGGCGAGAACATCCCCGAGCCGGGCATCCCGGAGTCCTTCCGGGTGCTGCTGAAGGAGATGCAGTCGCTGTGCCTGAACGTCGAGGTGCTCTCCTCCGACGGCACCGCCCAGGAGATGGGTGAGAACGACGAGGAGGTCTTCCGCGCGGCGGAGGAGCTCGGCATCGACCTGTCCCGACGCCCCCACGAGGGTGTCGGCTCCATCGACGAGGTCTGA
- the rplL gene encoding 50S ribosomal protein L7/L12 — MAKLTKDELIEAFKEMTLIELSEFVKEFEEVFDVTAAAPVAVAAAGGAAAGGGEAAAEEKDEFDVILESAGSAKIAVIKEVRALTSLGLKEAKELVDGAPKPVLEKVAKDAAEKAKEQLEGAGATVTLN, encoded by the coding sequence ATGGCGAAGCTCACCAAGGACGAGCTCATCGAGGCTTTCAAGGAGATGACCCTGATCGAGCTCTCTGAGTTCGTGAAGGAGTTCGAGGAGGTCTTCGACGTGACCGCCGCCGCCCCCGTGGCCGTGGCGGCCGCCGGTGGCGCCGCTGCCGGTGGCGGCGAGGCCGCCGCCGAGGAGAAGGACGAGTTCGACGTCATCCTCGAGTCCGCCGGTTCCGCCAAGATCGCCGTCATCAAGGAGGTGCGCGCCCTGACCTCCCTCGGCCTGAAGGAGGCCAAGGAGCTCGTCGACGGCGCTCCGAAGCCGGTCCTCGAGAAGGTCGCCAAGGACGCTGCCGAGAAGGCCAAGGAGCAGCTCGAGGGCGCCGGCGCCACCGTCACCCTCAATTGA
- the rplJ gene encoding 50S ribosomal protein L10: MANPEKVDAVAEITELFRSSDAAVVTEYRGLSVDQLKQLRRALGSETTYAVVKNTLTEIAAREAGIDVFEGKLSGPTAIAFIKGEPVEPAKALRDFAKENDKLVIKSGYFEGKALSEEDVKKLADLESREVLLAKAAGAMKASMSKAAAVFQAPLSKAARTVDALRAKQEA; the protein is encoded by the coding sequence ATGGCGAACCCCGAGAAGGTCGACGCCGTCGCGGAGATCACGGAGCTGTTCCGCAGCTCCGACGCCGCCGTCGTCACCGAGTACCGCGGGCTCAGCGTGGACCAGCTCAAGCAGCTGCGTCGTGCTCTGGGCTCCGAGACGACGTACGCCGTGGTGAAGAACACGCTCACGGAGATCGCCGCCCGCGAGGCCGGCATCGACGTGTTCGAGGGCAAGCTGTCCGGCCCCACCGCCATCGCCTTCATCAAGGGCGAGCCGGTGGAGCCCGCCAAGGCCCTGCGTGACTTCGCCAAGGAGAACGACAAGCTCGTCATCAAGTCCGGCTACTTCGAGGGCAAGGCGCTCTCGGAGGAGGACGTCAAGAAGCTCGCGGACCTCGAGTCCCGCGAGGTTCTGCTGGCCAAGGCCGCCGGCGCCATGAAGGCGTCGATGTCCAAGGCCGCCGCCGTGTTCCAGGCGCCGCTGTCGAAGGCCGCGCGCACCGTGGACGCGCTGCGGGCGAAGCAGGAGGCCTGA
- a CDS encoding oligopeptide:H+ symporter yields MTIPGGIFADRILGPWISTLIGGCIIMAGHVVLAIPLVVTSWVGLILIALGTGFIKPNLATVVSGLYDADDPRRDQGFQYFYMSVNVGSLVAPLVTGFLKDHFGYHVAFISAAIGMALALVSFAYDRHKLGRFAYTIPNPLQPGDGKRLVLLALGIIALATTLISLFRFLVFAGAESSEAWVNSIAWSLFLFALVTSLGYFLTMARSPRVTSQERVHLRAFAPLWVGSVLFVLIFEQAAGKMATFAAENTDRSVGGLVELSAAQYQSFNPLFLLLLAPLIGALFARRAGRFPNTAASSRSPW; encoded by the coding sequence ATGACCATCCCCGGCGGCATCTTCGCCGACCGCATCCTCGGGCCGTGGATCTCGACCCTCATCGGGGGCTGCATCATCATGGCCGGTCACGTGGTGCTCGCCATCCCGCTGGTCGTCACGTCCTGGGTGGGTCTGATCCTCATCGCCCTGGGCACCGGGTTCATCAAGCCGAACCTTGCCACGGTCGTCAGCGGTCTGTATGACGCCGACGATCCTCGTCGTGATCAGGGCTTCCAATACTTCTACATGTCGGTGAACGTCGGCTCGCTCGTGGCGCCCTTGGTCACCGGTTTCCTGAAGGACCACTTCGGGTACCACGTCGCGTTCATTTCCGCTGCCATCGGTATGGCTCTGGCCCTGGTGTCCTTCGCGTACGACCGGCACAAGCTGGGCCGCTTCGCCTACACCATCCCGAACCCGCTGCAGCCCGGGGACGGCAAACGTCTGGTCCTGTTGGCCCTCGGCATCATCGCCCTCGCCACCACCCTCATCAGCCTGTTCCGCTTCCTGGTGTTCGCCGGGGCGGAGTCCTCCGAGGCGTGGGTGAATTCGATCGCGTGGTCGCTGTTCCTCTTCGCCCTCGTGACCTCCCTCGGGTACTTCCTCACCATGGCGCGCAGTCCCCGGGTCACCAGCCAGGAGCGCGTGCACCTGCGGGCCTTTGCCCCGCTGTGGGTGGGCAGCGTGCTGTTCGTGCTGATCTTCGAACAGGCCGCGGGGAAGATGGCCACCTTCGCCGCGGAGAACACCGACCGCTCCGTGGGCGGCCTGGTCGAGCTCAGTGCCGCTCAGTACCAGTCCTTCAACCCGTTGTTCTTGCTGCTGTTGGCGCCGCTGATCGGCGCCCTGTTCGCGCGCCGGGCGGGTCGGTTCCCGAACACCGCCGCGAGTTCGCGATCTCCCTGGTGA